One region of Camelina sativa cultivar DH55 chromosome 6, Cs, whole genome shotgun sequence genomic DNA includes:
- the LOC104790417 gene encoding ubiquinol oxidase 1c, mitochondrial-like, producing MITTILRRSLLDASKPATSINALYHQLAPATNFRAPAMGGVRDLSKMTFEKKETSVEGNKGSGDGGKADDQGNKGEQLIVSYWGVKPMKITKEDGTEWKWSCFRPWETYKADLTIDLKKHHVPSTLPDKLAYWMVKSLRWPTDLFFQRRYGCRAMMLETVAAVPGMVGGMLMHFKSLRRFEQSGGWIKALLEEAENERMHLMTFMEVAKPKWYERALVIAVQGVFFNAYLLGYIISPKFAHRMVGYLEEEAIHSYTEFLKELDNGNIENVPAPAIAIDYWRLEADATLRDAVMVVRADEAHHRDVNHYASDIHYQGHELKEAPAPIGYH from the exons ATGATCACGACAATACTCCGTCGATCTCTCCTGGATGCATCAAAGCCGGCGACTTCCATTAATGCTCTATATCACCAACTTGCTCCAGCGACAAATTTCAGGGCTCCGGCGATGGGAGGCGTGAGAGATCTCAGCAAGATGacatttgaaaagaaagaaacgtcCGTGGAGGGCAATAAAGGATCGGGAGACGGGGGCAAGGCTGATGATCAAGGTAACAAAGGCGAGCAGCTAATCGTTAGCTATTGGGGTGTGAAGCCGATGAAAATCACCAAAGAAGATGGAACTGAATGGAAATGGAGTTGCTTTCGG CCATGGGAGACTTATAAAGCAGACCTGACTATAGATTTGAAGAAGCATCATGTGCCTTCCACTTTACCGGATAAGTTAGCTTATTGGATGGTTAAATCTCTTCGATGGCCTACCGATCTATTCTTCCAG AGGAGATACGGATGCCGAGCGATGATGCTAGAGACGGTAGCAGCGGTACCAGGAATGGTTGGAGGGATGCTTATGCACTTCAAATCGCTAAGGCGTTTCGAACAAAGCGGGGGTTGGATCAAAGCCCTTCTCGAAGAAgcagagaatgagagaatgcaCTTGATGACATTCATGGAAGTAGCGAAACCCAAATGGTACGAACGAGCTCTTGTGATCGCCGTTCAAGGCGTTTTCTTCAACGCTTATTTACTCGGATACATAATCTCTCCCAAATTTGCTCATCGTATGGTTGGATACCTTGAGGAAGAAGCAATACATTCTTACACTGAGTTTCTAAAGGAACTAGATAATGGTAACATCGAGAACGTTCCCGCACCGGCTATTGCTATTGATTACTGGAGGCTTGAAGCTGACGCCACGCTTCGTGATGCCGTCATGGTGGTTCGTGCTGATGAGGCGCATCACCGTGACGTTAACCACTATGCATCC GATATTCACTACCAAGGTCATGAGCTGAAAGAAGCTCCAGCTCCCATAGGATATCACTGA